The uncultured Desulfobulbus sp. genome window below encodes:
- a CDS encoding integration host factor subunit alpha: protein MTLTKADLVQMVYKMHPHLTKSQSTDSVETFLTLSKSSLITGEDLLLSGFGKFNIKDKKARRGRNPQTGNELTLDARRVVTFKPSGILRSRINSD from the coding sequence ATGACTTTGACGAAAGCGGATCTAGTCCAGATGGTCTACAAGATGCACCCGCATCTCACCAAATCTCAATCGACGGACTCGGTGGAGACATTCCTTACCCTGTCTAAATCTTCACTGATCACCGGCGAGGATTTGCTGCTCAGTGGATTTGGCAAGTTCAACATCAAGGACAAGAAGGCCCGTCGCGGTCGCAACCCGCAGACAGGAAATGAATTGACCCTTGACGCACGTCGAGTGGTCACTTTCAAACCTTCGGGCATCCTGCGCTCCCGAATCAATTCAGACTAG